A single Pseudomonas brassicacearum DNA region contains:
- a CDS encoding RidA family protein gives MPTHTRIRMFNTKDTYPNQTLDNDLCQAVRAGNTVYVRGQVGTDFNGQLVGLGDPRAQAEQAMRNVKQLLEEAGSDLSHIVKTTTYLIDPRYREPVYQEVGKWLKGVFPISTGLVVSALGQPQWLMEIDVIAVIPE, from the coding sequence ATGCCTACTCACACACGTATTCGCATGTTCAACACCAAGGACACCTACCCGAACCAGACCCTGGACAACGATCTGTGCCAGGCCGTGCGCGCCGGCAACACGGTCTATGTGCGCGGCCAGGTCGGCACTGATTTCAACGGTCAACTGGTGGGCCTGGGCGATCCTCGCGCCCAGGCCGAGCAGGCCATGCGCAACGTCAAGCAACTGCTGGAAGAGGCCGGCAGCGACCTGAGCCATATCGTCAAGACCACGACTTACTTGATCGACCCGCGTTACCGCGAGCCGGTGTACCAGGAGGTCGGCAAGTGGCTCAAGGGTGTGTTTCCGATCTCCACCGGGTTGGTGGTCAGTGCCCTGGGCCAGCCGCAGTGGCTGATGGAAATCGACGTGATCGCGGTGATCCCTGAATAA
- a CDS encoding LysR family transcriptional regulator — protein sequence MLDLNDVALFVQVVRSGSFAEAARRLGMPSNTVSRRVQQLEAQLESRLLQRSTRKLTLTHAGQGFYERCVDAVDGLMDAGQELMMGSEEPSGLVRIAAMADFFDFFPMEWVADFLAAHPRVQLDFVLSDARVDLIADRIDVAFRGGPLQDSGYVGRQLLKNDGDGMVASPAYIAARGAPLSLQDLAHHDGVSFAHPGGMTHWRFVGPDGIEEQVQIASRFHANTAQALRRATVAGLGIAVLPGALSSLDLEAGRLVRVLPQYQRTGFGLNVLYPSRRQLPLAVSVFIGLVMEKLELKAFPARMQ from the coding sequence ATGCTCGATCTCAACGATGTTGCGCTGTTTGTCCAGGTGGTCCGTAGCGGCAGCTTCGCCGAAGCCGCCAGGCGCTTGGGCATGCCTTCCAACACTGTCAGCCGACGGGTTCAGCAGTTGGAGGCGCAACTGGAATCGCGACTTTTGCAGCGCTCGACCCGCAAACTCACGCTGACCCATGCGGGCCAGGGGTTTTATGAGCGCTGCGTGGATGCAGTGGACGGCCTGATGGACGCCGGACAGGAACTGATGATGGGCAGCGAGGAGCCCAGCGGCCTGGTGCGCATCGCGGCGATGGCGGACTTTTTCGATTTCTTCCCGATGGAATGGGTGGCCGACTTTTTAGCCGCGCATCCGCGAGTGCAACTTGATTTCGTGCTCAGCGATGCCCGGGTCGATCTGATTGCCGACCGCATTGACGTTGCCTTTCGCGGCGGTCCCCTGCAGGACTCGGGGTATGTCGGTCGCCAACTGCTCAAGAACGACGGTGACGGCATGGTTGCCAGCCCCGCGTACATTGCCGCGCGCGGCGCACCGCTTTCGTTGCAGGATCTGGCCCACCACGACGGCGTGAGTTTCGCTCATCCCGGCGGCATGACCCATTGGCGATTCGTCGGCCCGGACGGCATCGAGGAACAGGTGCAGATCGCCAGCCGATTCCACGCCAACACCGCCCAGGCGTTGCGCAGGGCGACTGTCGCCGGCTTGGGCATCGCCGTGTTGCCGGGGGCGCTGAGCAGCCTCGATCTGGAAGCCGGGAGGCTGGTGCGCGTGCTGCCGCAATACCAACGCACCGGCTTTGGCCTGAATGTGCTCTATCCGAGCCGGCGGCAGTTGCCTCTGGCGGTTTCGGTGTTCATCGGGTTGGTGATGGAGAAGCTGGAACTCAAGGCGTTTCCGGCGCGGATGCAGTGA
- a CDS encoding ABC transporter substrate-binding protein — protein MAAPQSLTVISFGGATKQAQDKAYFQPFNASGAGSIVAGEYNGELSKIKAMVAAGHTSWDVVEVESPELLRGCEEGLFEKLDLAGLGDPANYVPGAFNECGVATYVWSMVLAYDQSKLAKAPSSWADFWNVAQYPGKRGLRKGAKYTLEIALLADGVKSQDLYKVLNTPEGVSRAFAKLDQIKPNIQWWEAGAQPAQWLVAGDVAMSAAYNGRIASAQKEGMKLSIVWPQSLYDPEYWAVVKGTPNKALAEQFIAFASQPQTQKVFSENIPYGPVHRKALALLPTAVQEQLPTAEANLAEAQAVDAEFWVDHGEELEQRFNAWAAR, from the coding sequence ATGGCCGCGCCCCAGAGCTTGACCGTGATTTCCTTTGGCGGCGCCACCAAACAGGCCCAGGACAAGGCCTACTTTCAACCCTTCAACGCCAGCGGTGCAGGAAGCATCGTGGCCGGCGAATACAACGGGGAACTGTCGAAGATCAAGGCCATGGTCGCGGCCGGTCACACCAGTTGGGACGTGGTCGAAGTGGAAAGCCCCGAGTTGCTGCGAGGCTGTGAGGAAGGCTTGTTCGAAAAGCTTGACCTGGCAGGCCTTGGCGACCCGGCCAACTACGTGCCCGGCGCATTCAATGAGTGTGGCGTCGCCACTTACGTCTGGTCGATGGTCCTGGCCTATGACCAGAGCAAACTCGCCAAGGCGCCCAGCTCCTGGGCGGACTTCTGGAACGTTGCCCAGTACCCGGGCAAGCGCGGGCTGCGCAAAGGGGCCAAGTACACCTTGGAAATTGCCTTGCTGGCCGATGGGGTCAAGTCGCAGGACTTGTACAAGGTGTTGAATACACCGGAGGGCGTGTCCCGGGCCTTCGCCAAACTGGATCAGATCAAGCCGAATATCCAATGGTGGGAAGCCGGCGCCCAACCGGCGCAATGGCTGGTGGCGGGGGATGTGGCGATGAGTGCCGCCTATAACGGGCGCATCGCGTCGGCGCAAAAAGAAGGCATGAAGCTGAGCATTGTCTGGCCGCAGAGCCTGTACGACCCGGAGTACTGGGCCGTGGTCAAGGGCACGCCGAACAAGGCCCTGGCCGAGCAGTTCATTGCATTCGCCAGCCAGCCGCAGACCCAGAAGGTGTTTTCAGAAAACATCCCCTATGGGCCGGTGCACCGCAAGGCACTCGCCTTGTTGCCGACGGCGGTACAGGAACAATTGCCCACCGCCGAGGCCAACCTGGCTGAAGCGCAAGCCGTGGATGCGGAGTTCTGGGTTGACCATGGCGAGGAACTGGAGCAACGCTTCAACGCCTGGGCGGCTCGCTAG
- a CDS encoding DUF1028 domain-containing protein — MTFSIVGRCAETGQLGIAISSSSIAVGARCPWLRAGVGAVSSQNITLPALGPQILDELAGGLAAQAALERTLARNGYSQYRQVAVIDAEGRTAIFSGEHTLGTHNAVAGEQCVAAGNLLADRAVIEAMVAAFEHSGGCLAARLMSALQAGQAAGGEAGAVHSAALSVVDDLTWPIVDLRVDWAEENPIGELDKLWLAYQPQLQDYLTRALNPTLAPSYGVPGDE; from the coding sequence ATGACTTTTTCCATCGTTGGGCGCTGCGCCGAAACCGGCCAGTTGGGCATCGCCATCAGTTCCTCGAGCATTGCCGTCGGCGCCCGTTGCCCCTGGTTGCGCGCGGGTGTCGGCGCGGTGTCGAGCCAGAACATTACCCTGCCGGCCCTGGGGCCGCAGATTCTTGATGAACTGGCCGGCGGCCTGGCGGCGCAAGCGGCGCTGGAGCGGACCCTGGCGCGCAATGGCTACAGCCAGTATCGCCAGGTGGCGGTGATCGATGCCGAGGGGCGCACGGCGATTTTCAGTGGCGAGCATACCCTGGGCACCCACAACGCCGTGGCCGGTGAGCAATGTGTGGCGGCCGGCAATCTGTTGGCCGACCGTGCGGTGATCGAGGCGATGGTCGCGGCCTTCGAGCATAGCGGCGGTTGCCTTGCAGCCCGCTTGATGAGCGCGTTGCAGGCCGGGCAGGCGGCAGGCGGGGAGGCCGGCGCGGTGCACTCGGCGGCGCTGTCGGTGGTCGATGACCTGACCTGGCCCATCGTCGATTTGCGGGTGGACTGGGCTGAGGAAAACCCCATCGGCGAACTGGACAAGCTTTGGCTCGCCTATCAGCCGCAATTGCAGGATTACCTGACCCGCGCGCTCAACCCGACCCTGGCGCCCAGTTATGGAGTGCCGGGCGATGAGTGA
- a CDS encoding flavin-containing monooxygenase: MPVETLRIDTLVIGAGQAGVAMSEHLSRQGVPHLVVERSRIAEAWRTSRWDSLVANGPAWHDRFPGLEFEGLDPDAFATKDQVADYFEAYASKFNAPIRTGVDVRRVERNVGRPGFTVDTSEGLIEAIHVVVATGPFQRPVIPPIAPQRATVTQLHSAQYRNPPQLPEGAVLVVGAGSSGVQIADELRRAGKQVYLSVGAHDRPPRAYRNRDFCWWLGVLGEWDAEAVQPGKEHVTIAVSGARGGHTVDFRRLAHEGITLVGLTKSFNGGVVTFEPNLAENIARGDENYLALLDAADAYIARNGLDLPLEPQARDLLPDPQCLTQPILELDLVAAGVTSVIWATGYSVDYSWLKVDALGANGKPRHQRGVSSEPGLYFVGLPWLSRRGSAFIWGVWHDARHIADHIVKQRIYLAYQDADQRQALALDSDSYRSKTSLTGVR; the protein is encoded by the coding sequence ATGCCCGTTGAAACCCTACGCATCGATACGCTTGTTATAGGCGCCGGCCAGGCCGGCGTGGCCATGAGTGAGCACTTGAGCAGGCAAGGCGTGCCGCATCTGGTGGTGGAGCGAAGCCGCATCGCCGAAGCCTGGCGCACCTCACGTTGGGATTCGCTGGTGGCCAACGGGCCGGCCTGGCATGACCGTTTTCCGGGGCTGGAATTCGAAGGGCTCGACCCGGATGCCTTCGCGACAAAGGACCAGGTGGCCGATTATTTCGAAGCCTACGCCAGCAAGTTCAACGCACCGATCCGTACCGGCGTGGACGTCAGGCGCGTCGAGCGCAATGTCGGCCGTCCGGGTTTCACCGTGGACACCTCTGAAGGCCTGATCGAGGCGATCCATGTCGTCGTCGCCACCGGGCCTTTCCAGCGGCCGGTGATTCCACCGATTGCGCCGCAGAGGGCGACGGTCACCCAGCTGCACTCGGCCCAGTACCGCAATCCCCCGCAATTGCCCGAGGGGGCGGTGCTGGTGGTGGGCGCCGGGTCGTCGGGGGTGCAGATCGCCGATGAACTGCGGCGCGCCGGCAAGCAGGTCTATCTCTCGGTGGGGGCCCACGATCGTCCGCCACGGGCCTATCGCAACCGCGATTTCTGCTGGTGGCTGGGCGTGCTGGGCGAGTGGGATGCGGAGGCGGTCCAGCCTGGCAAGGAGCACGTCACCATCGCGGTGAGCGGTGCCCGTGGCGGCCATACCGTGGATTTCCGCAGGCTCGCCCACGAGGGCATCACCCTGGTGGGGCTGACGAAATCGTTCAACGGCGGCGTGGTGACCTTTGAACCGAATCTTGCCGAAAACATCGCCCGTGGCGACGAGAACTACCTGGCGCTGCTGGATGCCGCCGATGCCTACATTGCCCGCAATGGCCTGGACCTGCCGCTCGAACCTCAAGCCCGCGACCTGCTGCCCGACCCGCAATGCCTGACCCAGCCGATCCTGGAGCTGGACCTGGTCGCCGCCGGTGTGACCAGCGTCATCTGGGCCACCGGCTATTCGGTGGATTACAGCTGGCTGAAGGTCGACGCCCTCGGTGCCAACGGCAAGCCTCGGCATCAGCGTGGCGTATCGAGCGAACCGGGCCTGTACTTCGTCGGCTTGCCCTGGTTGTCGCGACGAGGCTCGGCGTTCATCTGGGGCGTGTGGCATGACGCCCGGCATATTGCCGACCACATCGTGAAGCAACGCATTTACCTCGCCTACCAAGATGCCGACCAGCGCCAGGCCCTTGCACTCGACAGCGATTCGTATCGTTCGAAAACCAGTCTCACGGGAGTCCGTTGA
- a CDS encoding LysR substrate-binding domain-containing protein, whose product MASYSLRQLKYFVTTVECGSVAEASRKLYIAQPSIATAIKGLEDSFGVQLLIRHHAQGVSLTPGGARFYRKAQELLRMAREFEQNALADNDVVSGQIDIGCFETVAPLYLPRLIAGFRQRFPGVEIRVQDGEQQELVQGLTGGRFDLAIFYEHDLDSTIETEALTAPQRPYALLPAGHRFADQAQVSLRDLALEPMILLDVQPSRTYFVSIFEELGLTPNIVFSSPSIEMVRGMVGQSFGFAVLVTRPHSTCTYDGQHLVCVDIAEDVTGSALVAGWLKRTHLTKPAQLFVDYCKEQFRQWLA is encoded by the coding sequence GTGGCGTCCTATTCCCTGCGTCAGCTGAAATACTTCGTCACCACCGTCGAATGTGGCAGCGTCGCCGAGGCATCCCGCAAGCTGTACATCGCCCAGCCATCGATTGCCACCGCCATCAAAGGGCTGGAGGACAGCTTCGGCGTGCAATTGCTCATCCGTCATCATGCCCAGGGCGTATCGTTGACGCCCGGCGGCGCGCGCTTCTATCGCAAGGCCCAGGAGCTGTTGCGCATGGCCCGGGAGTTCGAGCAGAACGCCCTGGCCGATAACGATGTGGTGAGCGGACAGATCGACATCGGTTGCTTCGAAACCGTCGCCCCGCTCTACCTGCCACGCCTGATCGCGGGCTTTCGCCAACGCTTCCCGGGGGTGGAGATCCGCGTGCAGGATGGCGAGCAACAAGAGCTGGTGCAAGGTTTGACGGGGGGGCGTTTCGACCTGGCGATTTTCTATGAGCACGACCTCGACAGCACCATCGAGACCGAGGCGCTGACGGCGCCACAACGGCCCTATGCGTTATTGCCGGCGGGGCATCGCTTCGCCGATCAAGCCCAGGTGTCGCTGCGCGACCTGGCGCTGGAACCGATGATCCTGCTGGACGTGCAGCCCAGCCGCACCTATTTCGTGAGCATCTTCGAGGAGCTGGGCCTGACGCCCAACATTGTCTTCAGCTCGCCGTCCATCGAGATGGTCCGTGGCATGGTCGGCCAGTCTTTCGGTTTTGCCGTGCTGGTAACCCGACCGCACTCCACCTGCACCTACGATGGGCAACACCTGGTGTGCGTCGACATCGCCGAGGACGTGACCGGTTCGGCCCTCGTGGCGGGTTGGCTCAAACGCACGCACCTGACCAAACCGGCCCAGTTGTTCGTGGATTACTGCAAGGAGCAGTTCAGGCAATGGCTGGCCTGA
- the argE gene encoding acetylornithine deacetylase, which translates to MSEPRSRALLERLVGFATVSRESNLALIEFVRDYLQGLGVDSELIYNAERTKANLLASMGPSVPGGVVLSGHTDVVPVDGQAWTVEPFCLTERDGKWFGRGTADMKGYLASVLAAVPTFLASGLCRPLHLAFSYDEEVGCLGVHSLLDVMVRRIPQPALCLIGEPTQLQPVLGHKGKLAMRCHVRGAACHSAYAPYGVNAIEQAARLMGRLGEIGAQLAEPSRHDSRFDPPFSTVQVGLIHGGTALNIVPADCHFDFEVRALPDFNPQGVAEQLQDFAEQALLPAMQAVAGDTAIRFEPLSAYPGLATSPDSAAAQLVAHLCGSDAFSTVAFGTEGGLFHQAGVPTVVCGPGSMDQGHKPDEYVSVEQMAACDRLMDRLASYLAEPTGL; encoded by the coding sequence ATGAGTGAGCCGCGCAGCCGCGCCCTGCTTGAGCGGTTGGTGGGCTTTGCCACGGTCAGTCGCGAGTCGAACCTGGCCCTGATCGAGTTCGTGCGCGATTACTTGCAAGGGTTGGGCGTGGATAGCGAGCTGATCTACAACGCCGAGCGAACCAAGGCCAACCTGCTGGCGAGCATGGGCCCATCGGTGCCCGGTGGCGTGGTGTTGTCCGGGCACACCGATGTGGTGCCGGTGGATGGGCAGGCCTGGACGGTCGAGCCGTTCTGCCTGACCGAGAGGGACGGCAAATGGTTCGGGCGTGGTACGGCGGACATGAAGGGGTATCTGGCATCGGTGTTGGCAGCGGTGCCGACGTTCCTCGCCAGCGGGCTTTGTCGACCGCTGCACCTGGCGTTTTCCTATGACGAAGAGGTGGGCTGCCTGGGCGTTCACAGCCTGTTGGACGTGATGGTTCGGCGAATTCCCCAACCAGCCCTGTGCCTGATTGGCGAACCCACCCAACTCCAACCGGTGCTGGGACACAAAGGCAAGCTGGCGATGCGTTGTCATGTGCGAGGGGCGGCCTGTCATTCGGCCTATGCACCTTACGGGGTCAACGCCATCGAGCAGGCGGCGCGCCTGATGGGGCGCTTGGGCGAGATCGGTGCACAGCTGGCCGAACCATCGCGGCATGACTCGCGCTTCGATCCGCCGTTTTCCACGGTACAGGTCGGGCTGATCCACGGCGGCACGGCGCTGAACATTGTCCCGGCCGATTGCCATTTCGATTTCGAAGTACGCGCCTTGCCGGATTTCAATCCCCAGGGGGTGGCCGAGCAATTGCAGGACTTTGCCGAACAGGCACTGCTGCCGGCGATGCAGGCGGTGGCGGGGGATACGGCGATCCGTTTTGAACCACTGTCCGCCTACCCGGGCCTGGCCACTTCGCCCGACAGCGCTGCTGCACAACTGGTTGCGCACCTGTGCGGCAGTGACGCGTTCAGCACCGTCGCTTTCGGCACCGAAGGCGGCCTGTTTCACCAGGCCGGCGTGCCAACGGTGGTCTGTGGCCCAGGCAGCATGGACCAGGGGCACAAGCCCGACGAATACGTGAGCGTTGAACAAATGGCCGCCTGCGATCGCTTGATGGATCGGTTGGCGAGCTATCTCGCTGAACCCACTGGCCTGTGA